One genomic window of Helicobacter canis includes the following:
- a CDS encoding phage holin family protein: MDYLVELFPNLPAYLELVPVFIIGLCSGLVAFFSDKTEQPTKFYAFKSIITSAFITIVMYGILSATDIPYLAKVAIACAVGFFGVDRAIEIVQKVIALKGARTTDEVDSKYTKKDKHNGQG; encoded by the coding sequence ATGGATTATTTAGTAGAGTTGTTCCCAAATTTGCCAGCATACCTAGAGCTTGTGCCTGTGTTTATCATAGGGCTATGCAGTGGATTGGTGGCATTTTTCAGCGATAAGACAGAGCAGCCCACGAAGTTTTATGCGTTTAAATCAATTATAACAAGTGCGTTTATCACAATCGTGATGTATGGGATACTTAGTGCTACGGATATACCCTACCTTGCCAAAGTAGCAATTGCTTGTGCGGTAGGCTTCTTTGGCGTGGATAGGGCGATAGAGATAGTGCAAAAGGTAATCGCTCTCAAAGGTGCAAGAACCACTGATGAAGTGGATAGCAAATATACCAAAAAGGATAAACACAATGGACAAGGCTAA
- a CDS encoding DUF5675 family protein — protein sequence MLTITLQRKKEYASVQKPPNAKTGRVYKTEPSTIGELTITDESGANIFACVTCENGGESTDTPNQDKRIVAREYYLEWTDSSTNGATAKAYPKWKAKNGRNVAVWLKTKELPSFASRRVLIHSGNSPHDTLACILVNYVDNGNGTCSDSTRCVNDLFLLFEKHGIENFRLVVKEIQ from the coding sequence ATGCTAACAATCACCCTACAACGCAAGAAAGAATACGCTAGCGTGCAAAAACCACCAAACGCTAAAACAGGGCGAGTGTATAAAACAGAGCCTAGCACAATCGGCGAGCTTACAATCACCGATGAGAGTGGTGCTAATATCTTTGCTTGCGTTACTTGCGAGAACGGCGGAGAATCTACCGATACACCAAACCAAGATAAGCGCATAGTGGCAAGAGAGTATTACCTAGAATGGACAGACTCTAGCACAAATGGTGCTACTGCAAAAGCATATCCAAAATGGAAAGCAAAGAATGGTAGAAATGTAGCTGTGTGGTTAAAGACAAAAGAGTTGCCAAGCTTTGCTTCTAGGCGTGTGCTTATTCATAGCGGGAATTCGCCTCACGATACCCTCGCGTGTATTCTTGTCAATTATGTAGATAATGGCAATGGAACTTGTAGTGATAGCACTAGATGTGTAAATGATTTGTTCTTGCTATTTGAGAAACACGGCATTGAAAACTTTAGACTAGTGGTTAAAGAGATTCAATGA
- a CDS encoding DUF1353 domain-containing protein, which produces MESQELARFTEPIEVRFSNDGKSLTLLQGFYYYRKGSSADDQSAIKVPRGFHTDGFSNFGADFVLPRFGKGLKCAVLHDYLCVEFHAGRVSRVFADKVFLEAMIETRAFSRIKAYMIYASVRIYAICKGYK; this is translated from the coding sequence ATGGAATCACAAGAGCTAGCGAGATTTACCGAGCCTATTGAAGTGCGATTTAGCAATGATGGCAAGAGCCTGACACTACTGCAAGGCTTCTACTACTATCGCAAGGGCAGTAGCGCAGATGATCAAAGCGCGATAAAAGTGCCAAGGGGCTTTCACACAGATGGATTTAGCAACTTTGGGGCAGACTTTGTGCTACCGCGCTTTGGCAAGGGACTAAAATGCGCAGTGCTACACGACTATCTATGTGTAGAGTTTCACGCTGGCAGAGTCTCTAGGGTTTTTGCGGATAAGGTATTTCTAGAAGCGATGATAGAGACAAGGGCGTTTAGCAGGATAAAAGCATATATGATCTATGCGAGCGTGCGGATTTACGCAATTTGCAAAGGCTACAAGTGA
- a CDS encoding reverse transcriptase domain-containing protein, giving the protein MQRVLKDRELYAKKVQDKLMGKDLKLLESTTKKTRLENGKARELAISPFYPNQIIHHALANIIEPLLLKTLSTQTCACIKGRGVDYGLKRVKRYAKVYRYYLKCDIAKFYAHINLAILQKQIARNISCARTLTLIAKVLGANQKGLDLGSYLSALFGNVYLRDIDRAHTKGVKLVRYADDIVLFSDSKRDLWRSFGNIKRALQDLGLQAHKVCLRPMRSGLDFLGVVSFESFARVRKATAKRIKDLARLKRVGAKEFARIFSYYGYVKRASCFNLFSKILRVIKHKIKAYCKKAHIAYPLKGLCFYRREPRLLA; this is encoded by the coding sequence GTGCAAAGAGTGCTAAAAGATCGAGAGCTTTATGCCAAAAAGGTGCAAGATAAGCTTATGGGCAAAGATCTTAAGCTACTAGAATCCACCACGAAGAAAACTCGCCTAGAAAATGGCAAGGCGCGCGAGCTAGCGATCTCCCCCTTTTATCCTAATCAAATAATCCACCACGCCCTAGCAAATATCATAGAGCCTTTGCTGCTAAAGACTCTTAGCACGCAGACTTGCGCGTGTATCAAGGGGCGGGGGGTGGATTATGGACTAAAGCGCGTGAAGAGATATGCCAAGGTGTATAGATACTATCTCAAATGCGATATAGCCAAATTCTACGCGCATATCAATCTAGCAATTTTACAAAAGCAAATCGCTAGGAACATATCGTGTGCTAGGACACTTACGCTTATCGCTAAAGTGCTAGGGGCAAATCAAAAGGGGCTAGATCTAGGGAGCTATCTAAGTGCTCTTTTTGGCAATGTATATCTAAGGGACATTGATAGGGCGCATACAAAGGGCGTAAAGCTGGTGCGATATGCTGATGATATAGTGCTGTTTAGCGATAGTAAGAGGGATCTATGGAGAAGCTTTGGGAATATTAAAAGAGCCTTGCAAGATCTAGGACTACAAGCCCATAAAGTGTGCCTAAGACCTATGCGTAGCGGGCTAGACTTTTTGGGGGTGGTGAGCTTTGAAAGCTTTGCTCGCGTGAGAAAAGCCACGGCAAAGCGCATAAAAGATCTAGCAAGACTAAAGCGCGTAGGGGCAAAAGAGTTTGCAAGGATCTTTAGCTACTATGGATATGTAAAACGGGCAAGCTGCTTTAATCTCTTTAGCAAAATCTTGCGCGTGATAAAGCATAAGATCAAAGCCTACTGCAAGAAAGCGCACATAGCCTACCCACTCAAAGGGCTATGCTTCTATCGTAGGGAGCCTAGACTTTTAGCCTAG